The DNA region GTCCTACAGGTTCTTTGAAGTCGCTGGTTGCGACCAGGTAGCCCTCGTCATCCACCGCAATGGGAAGCTGGGGGAGGGGCCGGCTGGCAGGGCCAAAGATCACTTTGCACTCTTTAGTGAGGTCAAAGGTGGACTGGTGGCACGGGCACAGCAGATGGTGCGTCTGCTGCTCGTAGAGAGCGACAGGGCAACCGACATGGGTGCAGATCTTGGAGTAGGCAACGATTCCGTTGTAGCTCCAGTCCTCACGGCCCGCAGAAGGATTCAGGGACGCAGGGTCCAGGCGCATGAGCAGCACAACAGCCTTGGCTTTTTCGTTGAGCTTGCCCTCATGCAGTTCGTTGAGGCCTTCGGGGATCACGTGGAACGCGGAGCCGAGCGTTACGTCAGCAGCCTTGATCGGCGTGCCATCGGGATCCCTCGTGAGGCGCTTGAGCTTGCCCTCCTGCGGCGCCCACATGGTGTGCGAGAGCGCTTTGTCCGGACGCGGTCCCAGGTCCCCGAAAATGGCGACGGCGGGAAGGGGAGCCAGCGCCATGGCGCCCAGCAGGGTGTTACGGATCAGCGGACGTCGCTTGATGCCCGTCTCCTCGACGATGTCGTCCACGATCCGGACGGCGGCGACGCGGTCCTCCTCGGTGCGGATTGCGTGCCGCTCCTCGGAGACTTCATGGTCAGGCATCAGTGCCTTGGCCCAGTGGACAATGCCCGTACCGATGCCAAGCATGGCAAATGCGGTACCGACGCCCAACAGCGCGTTCTGCAGCCGGACTGTGGCGATGCTGGAATCTTCACCCAGATCAATGGCGAAGTATGCCACCAGGAAGATCACGGTACCGACAACTGAGGCGCCAAAAAGTAGGGCGACCTGCCGTTCTGCACGCTTTGCGGCCCTCGGGTCCGTGTCAGCCAGGCGCAAACGATGCGGGGGAATTCCAGGATCCTGGAACTTCTCCACCTCATTCTGACCAGCCGTAGCTACGGTGCCCGAGTGGTTCGGACTGCCGTCACTATGGTTGCCCATAATTCGCCTCATCCTTCTCTCGTCCCGGCGTCTGCCGAGTTAGTTTTCAATTTCAAACTGCTGACTGATCAGCAGAAGTTTCTTCAGGTTTCCCGTGGTGCCTAGGACGTCCGGGATGTCAGCCAGATGGTGAAGGCGATGATGACTCCCAGTCCGCCGATCCAGACAAACAGACCTTCGGAGACCGGACCCAAAGCACCAAGGTCAGCGCCGCCGGGAGACCCGTTGGTCTCAATCTGCTTCAGGAAGGTAATGATGTCGCGCTTGCCCTCAGGAGAGACGTTGGCGTCACTGAACACCGGCATGTTCTGCGGGCCGGTGGCCATGGCCTCGTAGATGTGCTTGCCGGATACGCCGGCGAGGGCCGGGGCAAACTTGCCGCGGGTCAGGGCGCCGCCGGCTGCAGCTGCGTT from Arthrobacter pascens includes:
- the qcrA gene encoding cytochrome bc1 complex Rieske iron-sulfur subunit; translation: MGNHSDGSPNHSGTVATAGQNEVEKFQDPGIPPHRLRLADTDPRAAKRAERQVALLFGASVVGTVIFLVAYFAIDLGEDSSIATVRLQNALLGVGTAFAMLGIGTGIVHWAKALMPDHEVSEERHAIRTEEDRVAAVRIVDDIVEETGIKRRPLIRNTLLGAMALAPLPAVAIFGDLGPRPDKALSHTMWAPQEGKLKRLTRDPDGTPIKAADVTLGSAFHVIPEGLNELHEGKLNEKAKAVVLLMRLDPASLNPSAGREDWSYNGIVAYSKICTHVGCPVALYEQQTHHLLCPCHQSTFDLTKECKVIFGPASRPLPQLPIAVDDEGYLVATSDFKEPVGPSYWERDEHERSIKS